A window of Agelaius phoeniceus isolate bAgePho1 chromosome 9, bAgePho1.hap1, whole genome shotgun sequence genomic DNA:
cggcgcggggggcTCGGGCAGGCCCTGCTCGGCCAGGCGGAGGCTCTGCGTGAGCGCCCAAATGTAGTTGTGCGCGAAGCGGAGCGTCTCGATCTTGGTGAGCTTGGCGTCGTCGGGGAAGGTGGGCAGGACGCTGCGGAGAGCGTCCAGGGCGGAGTTGAGGTGGTGCATGCGGTTTCTCTCCCGGTCGTTTGCCTTCATGCGCCGGCTCCTCTTCTGCTTGCTGAGCAAGCCCTCGCTCCGCGCCttgccgcggccccgccgcgccttCCCCTTCCTGCGGGCGGCCGCGTCCCGCGGGGCCAGGGCGGTGCGGGCGGGCGAGGCGCCCCGGCTGCCCCCGGAGGCCCCGCCGGCCGCCGGGGAGGGATCCTCTGCGCCTCCGAAATACGGCTGCCCTTCGTCCGGCGAGCGGTCGCTCTGCGGGGCCATGCTGAGCAGCCAACCCCGCGTCGGCCGGCCCGGCAGAGCCGTGTCCCCCGCGGCTGTGCGTGCTGAGCCCGCCCGAGGCTGCGGGGCAGGAGAGCGGCTCTGGCTGCGCGCTCCGCGGCGCTCCCCGCGGTGCCTCGAGTGCGGGCAGGAGAGGTTGTGCCGCCGGCACACGACTGCCGTTTAGCCCCTATATATAGGGCCGGCAGACAATGGGGATTTCCCGGCCGGGCGGCGTGTGCGCCCCCCCGCCCGCACCCACCCCTTGGCACGCTTTTATCTTATCAGCCCGACGGGAGCGTGCCGGCTCCGGCACCGCCCGCTGCCCCGGCCACGCCACGAGAGACCTCGCCGGCTTCCACGCCGCGTCCTGCCGGGaccccccggccctgcccgccaGCCCTCCCCGGACGGGACCCCCGGGCCGAGCCCGTGCTGCTCGGGGGCTGCACCACGGCCGCGGCTGCCGCACGCTCCGGGGCTCCGCCGGGGTGCAGCGGGGGTCGGGGCGGGTACAGGGGCCCAGCGGTGACAGAGGGCTCCCCAGCGCTCGGCTGCGGAACGCGGGGAACCTCCGGCCCACCGGAGTGGCCGGGGACGCACCGCCGGGCCAGGCGCTGCCTCACCCGGTGCCAGACGTGAGGGTCCAGCCGGCACCGTTCCGGCTCCGCTCCTCTCGGCACAGCCACAACCCCTTCCCGCTGCTCCGGCGCCGCGGGGCAGTCCCGGAACATCCCCTCCGATGTTCCAGCCTCCCCCCGTCACCCTTGTCCTGGCCCCTGCAGCGCCGGGAACatccccgcgccccccgcgcACCGACCGGCGGAGCTGTGGGCGCTGCGCTGAGGGCGGCGAGCGCCAGCACCGGAGGGCACCGAACGCCTCCTCCAGCCCCCATTCGCGCCGTGACTTTGCTCCCACAAGGGAAGCGGGGGCTGGATCCCGCGGGGGAAGAGCCCTCCCGAGGCCCGAGGCCGCCCCGGCCCCGTCGGGCCCAGCGCTGGGCCCGGGAGCTCGGTGCGCAAAACGTGCCGGGGATTTTTGCGcaccggcggcggcggggacggGGAGCGGTCCGGGCCCGGGGCACCTTTCCCCGGCGGAGGGCGAGGGACCGGCAGGACTGGAGCCGGGCTCCCCCTGCACGGCCCGACGCCCCCGGGGGTCCGGGCAGGGCCGCCGGGAgggcgcagccccggcggggcGGGAGTCCCCCCTGTCCTTCACCAAAGCGGCGCGGCGGAGCCCGCTCGGAGATcccggggccgggagcggccgGAGCGGCCCCGTCGGGCcgcggcggggctgggggcagctccccctgcccgggccgctccccggccccgcggggcggcctcgggcgggcgctgccggcgctgtggggCCGTGCGCGCCGCCTGGCCCGGAGCGCGgtgcggcgggcgggcggccccGCTGGGAGGGCGGGGGAGGGTGCCGAGGGGGGGCGGCCACCGCGGCGGCTCGGGCGCCCCTTCTCGAGGGGCGGCTCGGAGGGCAGCGGAGGATGAATAGGAAGGGCCCGgaggggttgggtttttttttttgtgcctgtGCAATTGGATGACAAAAAAATCTGGCGAGCGAGTTTCCAAGCCTCAGACTGCCCACTTCAAACGTCCTTCAAACAAAAgctgaagaggaaaagaaagccCCACCTGGTACCGCTGTTtgctaaaataataataaatagatttcgtttaataaataattacaaGAGATTGTAAAGTGGAGTACTTTGGGAAGCATTAAtcatggggctgggggcagacatcACCTGCTGGCAAACAAGACAACTTTATTGTTAAATCACCTTCCCACTGCCACTTTCCGATAACTCCCTCCCGTCGCCACAAAGCCCGGCCGGGGATGTTTACTCATAGTTAGCATAACAAGCACCATATTACCACGAACGTGATAAAAACCTGCGGGGGCACCGCTGCGGGCTCCCGCTCACACCTGGCCGGGCCGCCCGGTGCGGAGCTGGCACCCAACGGCCCTTCCAGgaggggccctgctgccgtttACATTGGCCTGGTTTATGCTGCTTTATAACAGGTTTACTGCAATCCCTATCTCCCGGCCCTATTTGTCTTATTTTATTGAAAACATATGGTAACCAGAGCGGCCCCGGCGCATCCCTCGCCTGCCAGGCGTCGGGAACGTTTGGCGAGCCGGGGCTCGGCCGcagcccgcccgcccgccctccGGGGGCTGTTTGCTCGGGAGAGGGGAGGGCAGATAAGGCCGGGCCCCCTCTCCATGCTGGGGGTGACCCCAGGGTCCGGGGGGCTCCGGCCGCTCCGCGCCCGCCTCCACGCCGGGGCCGGCGGTGCgcgcccgcggggccggggctgcggcggcGGAGGGCGCacggcacaggcacaggcacccGCCCCGGGGGCCTCGCCATCCTCGCCCCGCTCCCTCCGGCCGGGCTGCTCAGGAGGAACCGTGATTTGCGCTGCCAT
This region includes:
- the NEUROG3 gene encoding neurogenin-3 — translated: MAPQSDRSPDEGQPYFGGAEDPSPAAGGASGGSRGASPARTALAPRDAAARRKGKARRGRGKARSEGLLSKQKRSRRMKANDRERNRMHHLNSALDALRSVLPTFPDDAKLTKIETLRFAHNYIWALTQSLRLAEQGLPEPPAPPPPPAAASPGPWDSPCAAAPPPAALRRGPAAFPAFL